The Aeromonas encheleia genomic sequence GCAGGCGCCGGCCGGCAGCGAGGAGAAGCTCTCCATCCTGCGGGTGATGCGGATGCTGGACGATGCCTCGGGTCGCAACAAGGATCTGGTGGAGCAGTACATGGCGAGCCGCTGGCAGCAGGCCTTCCCGGGTCAGGGGGCGGTGCAGGAGCAGTTGATGGGTCACCTCGACTATGCCCTCGATCACACCGACTGGTACGGCGCCCGGGGGGCGCGGGATCAGGCCGCCATCACCGCCTTCGTGCCGTTCAAGGAGCCGGTCTATGGCGCCCAGCGCGAGCTTGGCAAGTTGCCCATGTATCAGCGGGTCTACCAGAACCTGGTGGTGAAGGCGAGCGATGTGTTGCCGCCGGATCTCAACGTGCGCGACGAGGTGGGGCCGACCTTCGACACCGTCTTCACCCTGCGCAGTGAGAATGCCGGCCAGGTGCCGCGTCTGCTCACCTACCCCGGGTTCAGCGACTTCTTCCTCAAGCAAGACAAGGCGCTGATCGACTTGACCGCCATGGATGCCTGGGTGCTGGGCCAGCGCAAGCTGAGTCAGCTGAGCGAGGCCGACCGCAAGGAGATCACCCGTCAGGTCAACGAGCGTTATGTCACCGATTACGTCAACCAGTGGCAAAAACTGCTCACCAACCTGGACGTGCAACCCCTCGAGAGCCCGGAGCAGGCGCTGGACGTGCTGACCGCCATCACCGGCAACGATCAGCCGTTCCAGCGGGTGCTGGCGGCGCTCGATGACAACACCCGGATCCGCAAGCTCTCCGACGTGGAAGGGGATCCGGCCCAGGCCATCACAGCCCGCATCGGGCGTCCCTTCCTGGCCACCAATGCCGCCCTCGGCGGGCGTGGCGAGCAGGGCCCGCTCATCCAGGAGGTCAACCAGAAGCTGGTGGAGTTGCAGCACTACCTGGAGCTCATCGTCAACGCCACCGAGCCGGGTCAGTCGGCGCTCAAGGCGGTCCAGCTGCGGCTGACCAACAAGTATGCCGATCCTGTGTTCGCCCTGCAGCAGTACGCCCGTGGCCTGCCGGCCCCGCTGGACCGCTGGGTGGGGCAGCTCTCCGATCAGAGTTCGCGGCTGGTGATCGATCTCGCCATGTCGTCCCTCAATCAGGAGTGGCAGGACAAGGTGCTGACGCCGTTCAACAGCCAGCTGGCCGGTCGCTATCCGTTCGAGCCCGGCTCCGCCAAGGATGTGCCCCTGTCCGAGATGGAACGCTTCTTCGCCCCGAACGGCACCCTGGACAGCTTCTATCAGCTCAATCTCAAACCCATGGTGGAGAGCGGTCTGATGGAAGGGGAGTTCAGCTCGCCGATGCAGGCCGAGCTGGTGAAGCAGCTCGACCGCGCGGCGCGCATCCGCCAGATCTTCTTCAGCCAGCAGGGCAACCTGGAGGTGCAGTTCGCCCTCGAGCCCATCGAGCTCACCGCCAACAAGCGGCGCAGCGTACTGAACCTGGACGGCCAGCTGCTGGAATACGCCCACGGTCGGCGCACCAAGATCCCGCTGGTGTGGCCCAACACCATGCGTGACGGAGCCGAGAGCAAGATCACCCTGGTGCCGGCTGCCCGGGAGCGCTCACCGCGCAGCGAAGGCTTCGTCGGACCCTGGGCTATGTTCCGGCTGATGGACAAGGGCGAGCTGACCCAGGTCAACGAGGCCACCTTCGATGTGCGCTTCCCGGTGGATCAGGGGGCCATGACCTATCGCGTCTACACCGACAGCGCGCAGAACCCCTTCACCGGCGGCCTGTTCAGCCAGTTCAGATTGCCTGAATCCCTTTATTGATGATGTCGGGGGCACCTTGTGCCCCCGCAGTGTTGGAAGCCCATATGTCAAATAACCAGCAAGGCCAGCAGGCGCTGAAAGTGGGGCGCGACCCCAGGATGTTGCCGGAGTACGAGGCGCTGCGCAGCGAGATCAACAAGCTCAGCCACGCCTCCCGTCCCGAGGTGGACTGGTCCAAGATCCATCAGCTCGCGAGCCTTATCTTCGAGAAACACGGGGTGGATCTGCAGACCGCCATCTACTTCACCCTGGCGCGATCCCGTCTGCAGGGGTTGAGCGGCTTCACCGAAGGCTGCGAGTTTCTGGCCAACCTGATCGTGACCCAGTGGGAGAGCTTCTGGCCGCCGGTGCACCAGGAGCGGGCCCGCATCGAGATGCTGGACTGGTTCATCGCCCGCATCAGCGACGTGATCCGCCAGTACCAGATAAGCCATGAGGACAAGCGCCTGGTCTACCGCTGTGAGCGGGCGCTGCAGCTCATCAGCGAGAAACTGCACAACGCGGGCTTGAGCCGCATCCCCCGGGTCGAGAACCTGGTGCACTTCATCGAGGGTTACACCCACCTGTTCGATGAGGCCGAGATCGTCATCGTCTCCGATGAGCCGGGTCTCAAGGAGGAGCTGCAGATCCCGCCCATGGTGTTCTTCAAGTCCGACATGGATCAAGACGGCGCCGCCTCTGCTTCGGCCACGCCGCATCTGCCCCAGGGCAGCATACTGATCGGTCGCGAGAAGGGGCAGGTCAAACCGACAGTGCTCAAGATTGAGCAACACCGCAGGCAGCGTCCCGCCTGGTTCTGGTTTGGCTGCGGCCTGCTCAGCTGCGCCCTGCCGGCGATGGCCTGGCTCGGCTGGCAACATCAGCAGCAGGAGAAAACGCTGGCCGCCCAGCGCCTGCAGCAACCGGCCGCCGAGCTGCCACGGGCGCTCAGCTATGACGATATCCGCCAGGCCCGCATCGTGCTGGGGGAGCAGACCCTGCAGGGGATGGAGAGCGAGCTGGTGGCGCGCTATCAGAGCCAGCTTGCCCGGCTGGAACAGACCTCGCCGCTCTACTGGTATCGCTATGGGGAGGGGTTGCGCAGCTCGCTGCAGATGCTCTATCCCGATTCACTGGCGGTCAAGGCGCTGGACAAGCAGTGGCAGACGGCGTTGGCCAGTCAGCAGGGAGATGCCATCGGCGTGCCGACCTATCTGGATGCCCGCGCCGGGGTGGATGCCCTGCTCGAACAGTTGCTGGAGCTGGAGCGTCAGCGCAAGACGGTCACCATCTCCTACCTGAAATCCCAGCTCTATGAGGTGCAGAAGAACCTGATGCAGGGCATCCCGTTCAGCCTGCGTTTGAGCGAGCTGGAGGCGAGAAAGGCGGCGCAGGAGCCCA encodes the following:
- the tssM gene encoding type VI secretion system membrane subunit TssM, whose product is MFKTIFTFLRQQLPKLKPSWPLLGAVLWVVALILVWWLGPRLEIREAKPLEPLWGRVVFTLLWLWLLLGILSWRMWRKMQQLKAERQHEVVLEQDPVKGLLDRQALFLGRWLQALNEHLGKGALYAMPWYLVLGLPGSGKSSLIHRANPANKLNPRLDTELRDVAQDQLIDCWLGEQAVMLDPAGELLSQSEPELDPLARKHERLWLHLLNWLSEHRRRQPLNGLVLTVDLAWLSHASVAERKAYAQLMRSRLQEVSATMNTRLPLYVTFTKLDLLRGFDVVYEQLDKEAREAVLGVTFNPTDGQGDSWQQELALFWDQWVDNLNQNLPELMLARLDAAQRNALFSFVRQLAGLKDYVTSLLDETLAIEESKPLLVRGVYISSVYQQGVPFDAFAQAASRRYNLPEPIYSALRGESNTYFVRKLFSSIIFPEAHLAGENRLHTLYRRRRMAIGLGCLSLFSALLIGGWHHFYRVNEEAGRNVLTKAQAFTQTNELADEHAFGVSQLPRLNLIREATLSFGNYRERTPLVADLGLYQGDEIGPYVEGSYLQLLSLRFLPAQMQGLLEDLEQAPAGSEEKLSILRVMRMLDDASGRNKDLVEQYMASRWQQAFPGQGAVQEQLMGHLDYALDHTDWYGARGARDQAAITAFVPFKEPVYGAQRELGKLPMYQRVYQNLVVKASDVLPPDLNVRDEVGPTFDTVFTLRSENAGQVPRLLTYPGFSDFFLKQDKALIDLTAMDAWVLGQRKLSQLSEADRKEITRQVNERYVTDYVNQWQKLLTNLDVQPLESPEQALDVLTAITGNDQPFQRVLAALDDNTRIRKLSDVEGDPAQAITARIGRPFLATNAALGGRGEQGPLIQEVNQKLVELQHYLELIVNATEPGQSALKAVQLRLTNKYADPVFALQQYARGLPAPLDRWVGQLSDQSSRLVIDLAMSSLNQEWQDKVLTPFNSQLAGRYPFEPGSAKDVPLSEMERFFAPNGTLDSFYQLNLKPMVESGLMEGEFSSPMQAELVKQLDRAARIRQIFFSQQGNLEVQFALEPIELTANKRRSVLNLDGQLLEYAHGRRTKIPLVWPNTMRDGAESKITLVPAARERSPRSEGFVGPWAMFRLMDKGELTQVNEATFDVRFPVDQGAMTYRVYTDSAQNPFTGGLFSQFRLPESLY
- a CDS encoding VasL domain-containing protein — encoded protein: MSNNQQGQQALKVGRDPRMLPEYEALRSEINKLSHASRPEVDWSKIHQLASLIFEKHGVDLQTAIYFTLARSRLQGLSGFTEGCEFLANLIVTQWESFWPPVHQERARIEMLDWFIARISDVIRQYQISHEDKRLVYRCERALQLISEKLHNAGLSRIPRVENLVHFIEGYTHLFDEAEIVIVSDEPGLKEELQIPPMVFFKSDMDQDGAASASATPHLPQGSILIGREKGQVKPTVLKIEQHRRQRPAWFWFGCGLLSCALPAMAWLGWQHQQQEKTLAAQRLQQPAAELPRALSYDDIRQARIVLGEQTLQGMESELVARYQSQLARLEQTSPLYWYRYGEGLRSSLQMLYPDSLAVKALDKQWQTALASQQGDAIGVPTYLDARAGVDALLEQLLELERQRKTVTISYLKSQLYEVQKNLMQGIPFSLRLSELEARKAAQEPITAADLKGLESDLKALNIRLYQLQQGDGGS